The proteins below come from a single Clupea harengus chromosome 21, Ch_v2.0.2, whole genome shotgun sequence genomic window:
- the spryd7a gene encoding SPRY domain-containing protein 7a, with protein MTSLLSCCMGWCGDSASGHVTLKEMPTVQLDTHHMGTDVVIVKSGRRICGTGGCLANAPLHQNKSYFELKIQSSGVWGVGVATQKANLNQMPMGRDIHSLILRHDGTIYHNDEEKNRLPANSLPQEGDIVGITYDHVEMNIYLNGKNMNCPASGIRGTVYPVVCVDDSAILDCQFCDFYHTPATGFQKILFEQQIF; from the exons ATGACGTCTTTGCTCTCCTGTTGTATGGGATGGTGCGGTGATTCGGCTTCTGGACACGTAACCCTCAAGGAGATGCCAACTGTCCAGTTGGACACCCATCACATGG GCACAGATGTTGTCATCGTTAAAAGTGGAAGGAGGATATGTGGAACCGGTGGTTGCCTTGCCAACGCACCTCTGCATCAAAATAAGAGCTACTTCGAGTTAAAAATTCAATCCTCAG gggtgtggggggttggggttgccACTCAGAAAGCAAATCTAAACCAAATGCCCATGGGAAGGGATATCCATAGTTTGATCCTCCGGCACGATGGCACCATATACCACAATGATGAGGAGAAGAACCGACTGCCTGCCAATAGTCTGCCACAGGAGGGAGATatagtg GGTATCACATATGATCATGTGGAAATGAATATTTATCTGAATGGGAagaatatgaactgccctgccTCTGGAATACGAGGGACAGTCTACCCTGTTGTCTGCG TGGATGACAGTGCAATCCTTGACTGCCAGTTCTGTGACTTCTATCACACTCCTGCAACTGGCTTCCAGAAGATTCTGTTTGAGCAGCAGATCTTCTGA